Proteins found in one Labrus bergylta chromosome 8, fLabBer1.1, whole genome shotgun sequence genomic segment:
- the LOC109999113 gene encoding endoribonuclease ZC3H12A isoform X2, with translation MDQALPSRGSGASDQHEPDSEELQLRVDFFRKLGYSSEGVKAALRKLGLNTDTNSVLGELVQSGTSAADSEERSTGQSDPLMPPSWAPGPGRNTPQVQDWKTADAILRPIVIDGSNVAMSHGNKEVFSCRGLQLAVNFFLDRGHKNITVFVPTWRKEQPRPDAPITDQHILAELEKRKIVVFTPSRRVGGKRVVCYDDRFIVKLAYESEGVIVSNDTYRDLQGERPEWKRCIEERLLMYSFVNDKFMPPDDPLGRHGPSLENFLRTKPLPTEQKRQLCPYDKKCTYGIKCKFYHPERNNQSYLSLADQLREKAQISTVKEERNARSSPKQVQADPKPTNNACSYLQDSEFIKGRDQQSSSYPSLVSENALLYWKDPRKSPNHKPCPVTGSQCQNDWSGMHQLANPYYTNISQEYLDSGLGSLESQYSDFSHCNNTSQRLRAQQQSALTGSWHTSVPLEKKNSSQCNRCCSHVGSSALQQHHGNLESKGQTKYHTYPSHMFQHGVPHQQSLPNHHNYHGTPNHQENYWSDPFQGLPQARSSCSLPPSIHFSNSHNSCCSYKDHQHPSWGQQQASSAVFDPQRLELRKNLQAIFNPNQVDAVMEMFPHLMDAEKLAAEILNLKAQRGIF, from the exons ATGGATCAGGCACTTCCCAGCCGGGGCTCCGGAGCTTCAGACCAACACGAACCAGACAGCGAGGAGCTGCAGCTCCGAGTGGACTTCTTCAGGAAGCTGGGTTACTCTTCAGAGGGGGTGAAGGCTGCTCTGAGAAAGCTGGGCCTGAACACAGACACTAACTCGGTGCTGGGAGAGCTGGTTCAAAGCGGGACCAGCGCCGCTGACAGCGAAGAGCGGAGCACGGGCCAAAGCGACCCTCTGATGCCTCCCAGTTGGGCCCCCGGACCCGGCAGAAACACACCACAAGTCCAGGACTGGAAGACTGCAGATGCAATATTGAGGCCAATTGTTATTGACGGCAGCAATGTTGCAATgag TCATGGCAACAAGGAAGTGTTCTCATGTCGAGGCCTCCAACTGGCGGTTAACTTCTTCCTGGACAggggtcataaaaacatcactgTGTTTGTTCCCACCTGGCGTAAAGAGCAGCCCCGACCTGATGCACCCATAACAG ATCAACACATCCTTGCGGAGCTCGAAAAACGTAAAATAGTGGTCTTCACTCCATCACGGCGTGTTGGCGGTAAGCGAGTGGTTTGCTATGACGACCGCTTTATCGTCAAGTTGGCGTACGAGTCAGAGGGAGTGATCGTATCCAATGACACCTACCGTGACCTCCAAGGAGAACGACCAGAGTGGAAGAGATGCATCGAGGAGAGGCTCCTCATGTATTCCTTCGTCAATGACAA GTTCATGCCCCCAGATGACCCTCTTGGCCGCCATGGCCCCAGTCTTGAAAACTTTCTGAGGACAAAGCCACTGCCTACAGAGCAAAAGAGGCAGCTCTGCCCTTATG acaaaaagtgcaCTTACGGCATCAAATGTAAGTTCTACCATCCTGAGCGAAATAACCAGTCGTACCTGTCCTTGGCTGATCAACTGAGAGAAAAAGCCCAGATTTCTACTGTCAAAGAAGAGAGAAATGCCAGGTCATCACCCAAGCAAGTTCAGGCTGATCCTAAACCTACCAATAATGCCTGTTCCTATCTTCAAGACTCAGAGTTCATAAAAGGGAGAGACCAGCAAAGTTCTTCATATCCCAGTCTGGTTAGTGAAAATGCGCTGCTGTACTGGAAGGACCCTAGAAAGAGTCCAAATCATAAGCCATGTCCGGTAACAGGAAGCCAGTGTCAGAATGACTGGTCAGGGATGCACCAACTGGCCAATCCTTACTACACCAACATCTCTCAGGAGTACCTGGATTCTGGCCTTGGCTCTTTAGAGAGCCAGTATTCGGACTTTTCACATTGCAACAATACCTCCCAAAGGCTCAGGGCCCAGCAGCAGAGTGCCCTCACTGGATCCTGGCATACCTCTGTgcctttagagaaaaaaaacagcagccaaTGCAACAGGTGCTGTTCCCATGTAGGGTCCTCAGCTCTTCAGCAACATCATGGGAACCTGGAGTCAAAGGGTCAAACCAAATACCACACCTACCCTTCTCACATGTTCCAGCATGGTGTACCACACCAGCAAAGCCTCCCAAACCATCACAATTACCATGGGACCCCAAATCATCAGGAAAACTACTGGTCAGATCCATTTCAGGGGCTGCCCCAAGCCAGGTCATCATGTAGCCTGCCGCCCTCGATCCACTTCTCAAACTCCCACAACTCCTGCTGCTCCTACAAAGACCATCAGCACCCATCCTGGGGCCAACAACAAGCTTCTTCTGCTGTGTTTGACCCGCAGAGGTTGGAACTCCGAAAGAATCTGCAAGCCATCTTCAACCCAAATCAGGTGGATGCAGTCATGGAGATGTTTCCACATCTGATGGATGCTGAGAAACTGGCTGCAGAGATCCTCAACCTGAAGGCTCAGAGAGGGATATTCTGA
- the LOC109999113 gene encoding endoribonuclease ZC3H12A isoform X1, translated as MPICSRMDQALPSRGSGASDQHEPDSEELQLRVDFFRKLGYSSEGVKAALRKLGLNTDTNSVLGELVQSGTSAADSEERSTGQSDPLMPPSWAPGPGRNTPQVQDWKTADAILRPIVIDGSNVAMSHGNKEVFSCRGLQLAVNFFLDRGHKNITVFVPTWRKEQPRPDAPITDQHILAELEKRKIVVFTPSRRVGGKRVVCYDDRFIVKLAYESEGVIVSNDTYRDLQGERPEWKRCIEERLLMYSFVNDKFMPPDDPLGRHGPSLENFLRTKPLPTEQKRQLCPYDKKCTYGIKCKFYHPERNNQSYLSLADQLREKAQISTVKEERNARSSPKQVQADPKPTNNACSYLQDSEFIKGRDQQSSSYPSLVSENALLYWKDPRKSPNHKPCPVTGSQCQNDWSGMHQLANPYYTNISQEYLDSGLGSLESQYSDFSHCNNTSQRLRAQQQSALTGSWHTSVPLEKKNSSQCNRCCSHVGSSALQQHHGNLESKGQTKYHTYPSHMFQHGVPHQQSLPNHHNYHGTPNHQENYWSDPFQGLPQARSSCSLPPSIHFSNSHNSCCSYKDHQHPSWGQQQASSAVFDPQRLELRKNLQAIFNPNQVDAVMEMFPHLMDAEKLAAEILNLKAQRGIF; from the exons ATGCCCATTTGCTCCAGGATGGATCAGGCACTTCCCAGCCGGGGCTCCGGAGCTTCAGACCAACACGAACCAGACAGCGAGGAGCTGCAGCTCCGAGTGGACTTCTTCAGGAAGCTGGGTTACTCTTCAGAGGGGGTGAAGGCTGCTCTGAGAAAGCTGGGCCTGAACACAGACACTAACTCGGTGCTGGGAGAGCTGGTTCAAAGCGGGACCAGCGCCGCTGACAGCGAAGAGCGGAGCACGGGCCAAAGCGACCCTCTGATGCCTCCCAGTTGGGCCCCCGGACCCGGCAGAAACACACCACAAGTCCAGGACTGGAAGACTGCAGATGCAATATTGAGGCCAATTGTTATTGACGGCAGCAATGTTGCAATgag TCATGGCAACAAGGAAGTGTTCTCATGTCGAGGCCTCCAACTGGCGGTTAACTTCTTCCTGGACAggggtcataaaaacatcactgTGTTTGTTCCCACCTGGCGTAAAGAGCAGCCCCGACCTGATGCACCCATAACAG ATCAACACATCCTTGCGGAGCTCGAAAAACGTAAAATAGTGGTCTTCACTCCATCACGGCGTGTTGGCGGTAAGCGAGTGGTTTGCTATGACGACCGCTTTATCGTCAAGTTGGCGTACGAGTCAGAGGGAGTGATCGTATCCAATGACACCTACCGTGACCTCCAAGGAGAACGACCAGAGTGGAAGAGATGCATCGAGGAGAGGCTCCTCATGTATTCCTTCGTCAATGACAA GTTCATGCCCCCAGATGACCCTCTTGGCCGCCATGGCCCCAGTCTTGAAAACTTTCTGAGGACAAAGCCACTGCCTACAGAGCAAAAGAGGCAGCTCTGCCCTTATG acaaaaagtgcaCTTACGGCATCAAATGTAAGTTCTACCATCCTGAGCGAAATAACCAGTCGTACCTGTCCTTGGCTGATCAACTGAGAGAAAAAGCCCAGATTTCTACTGTCAAAGAAGAGAGAAATGCCAGGTCATCACCCAAGCAAGTTCAGGCTGATCCTAAACCTACCAATAATGCCTGTTCCTATCTTCAAGACTCAGAGTTCATAAAAGGGAGAGACCAGCAAAGTTCTTCATATCCCAGTCTGGTTAGTGAAAATGCGCTGCTGTACTGGAAGGACCCTAGAAAGAGTCCAAATCATAAGCCATGTCCGGTAACAGGAAGCCAGTGTCAGAATGACTGGTCAGGGATGCACCAACTGGCCAATCCTTACTACACCAACATCTCTCAGGAGTACCTGGATTCTGGCCTTGGCTCTTTAGAGAGCCAGTATTCGGACTTTTCACATTGCAACAATACCTCCCAAAGGCTCAGGGCCCAGCAGCAGAGTGCCCTCACTGGATCCTGGCATACCTCTGTgcctttagagaaaaaaaacagcagccaaTGCAACAGGTGCTGTTCCCATGTAGGGTCCTCAGCTCTTCAGCAACATCATGGGAACCTGGAGTCAAAGGGTCAAACCAAATACCACACCTACCCTTCTCACATGTTCCAGCATGGTGTACCACACCAGCAAAGCCTCCCAAACCATCACAATTACCATGGGACCCCAAATCATCAGGAAAACTACTGGTCAGATCCATTTCAGGGGCTGCCCCAAGCCAGGTCATCATGTAGCCTGCCGCCCTCGATCCACTTCTCAAACTCCCACAACTCCTGCTGCTCCTACAAAGACCATCAGCACCCATCCTGGGGCCAACAACAAGCTTCTTCTGCTGTGTTTGACCCGCAGAGGTTGGAACTCCGAAAGAATCTGCAAGCCATCTTCAACCCAAATCAGGTGGATGCAGTCATGGAGATGTTTCCACATCTGATGGATGCTGAGAAACTGGCTGCAGAGATCCTCAACCTGAAGGCTCAGAGAGGGATATTCTGA